The genomic segment GTCTGTTTGATGCACTCAACAAAAAAAGACAGGGGATGGTCTACATCCGTGGGCTTATCAGAAAAACCGTAACCAATGTGGTCAGGAATAATGCAGCGATACCCGGCGGCAACCAGATGCCGGTAATTCCCTTTGAAATTGCTGTAGCCACTGGCGCCGGGGCCTGAGCCATGAAGGAAAACGACAACCTCGCCCGCACCTTCATCGAGGTAGTGAATACGGTAGCCATTGGCACACTCTGCATAACTGCCCTCCGGGAGTAATCCATTTTTTTTCATACTGTCTCCGTATCAAGCCAGCACCGCTAGAGTGCAAAGTCGCGATTTTCCTCACCAAACAGCACCCCGCCCATATTCATGGCGAAGGGTTTGCTGTGATTAGCCACGTGGGCCTGACTGGCAAGTATGTCTAGATGAAAAGTCAGCAGATCACTATCTCGGCGAATACCGCCGCTACCGGCGGCTTTGAGCATCTTGCTGGAGAGCGCCAGGCAACGGTCTGCCACCACCGCAGAATCATAGCGGTAGCGCACACGATCTTCGATCGGAATAGGTACACCCGATCGGCAACACGCCATCATCTCATCGAAGTTGCGAATCATGGTCAGCTTCATCTCTTCGAAGTCTGTTTTGACCTCAGTGGCGATAACCCGCGCGAAAGGATCGTCCTTCATTTTGTTAGGGCCCACCTGGCGTGTCTTAGCGACCTCTACAAACGCATCCAAGGCACCCTGAAGCGCGCCCAGCGTAGCGGTGCATACCGCACGAACGAATACCTGCATAAAAGGCATACGATAAAGTGGCGCTGTGTTCACCGCGTTACCGGGGTTATCACAGAGAAACCCATCCATCGATTTATGTGTCCTGTATTCTGGTACAAATGCGTCTTCTACCACGACGTCGTGACTGCCGGTGCCTTGCAGGCCCACCACATCCCAGTTGTGAACAATCTCATAGTCGCTGATCGGCACTAGAAAAGTGCGGTAGTTCGCCATGTCAAACGGCGCTTCGGGCGTGGGGACGACGGCCCCCAAAAAAGCCCATTTGCAGTGCTCGGCGCCGCTGGAGAAGCTCCAGCGACCGCTCAAGCGATAACCCCCGTCGACCACTTTTACCTTACCCACTGGCGCATATGAGGAGGAGATAAGAACCGAGGGATCATCCGCCCACACATCCTGCGCTGCCTGATCGTCAAAAACCGCAAGCTGCCAATTATGCACAGCAATGACGCCAAGAATCCATGCGCTCGATGGACAAAAACGTGCTACTTCCAGTCCCACCGCGTAGAACACCTGCGGATCCATGGCGTAGCCGCCCCACTGCTCCGGCTGCAGAATCCTGAAGAACCCAGCCTCGCGAAACTGCGCTACCGTCTCGTCAGGCACCCGCTGATCGCGGCTGGCCCTGGCGCTGCGCTCACGCAGCGCCGGACCCATGGCCGTAGCTGCCGCTACCAATTCCTGCGCGCGGGAGCTTTCGAGCCCGTAGGGATTTACTGCATCATTCTGAAGTGCTTCGGTTATGGCAATCATCGTTTACTCCTCTGGTTCTATCTTACCTTTAAAGTATAGAGCTAACCGCATGGATGCAGCATCCTCCATATGGGGTA from the Candidatus Marimicrobium litorale genome contains:
- a CDS encoding acyl-CoA dehydrogenase family protein, whose amino-acid sequence is MIAITEALQNDAVNPYGLESSRAQELVAAATAMGPALRERSARASRDQRVPDETVAQFREAGFFRILQPEQWGGYAMDPQVFYAVGLEVARFCPSSAWILGVIAVHNWQLAVFDDQAAQDVWADDPSVLISSSYAPVGKVKVVDGGYRLSGRWSFSSGAEHCKWAFLGAVVPTPEAPFDMANYRTFLVPISDYEIVHNWDVVGLQGTGSHDVVVEDAFVPEYRTHKSMDGFLCDNPGNAVNTAPLYRMPFMQVFVRAVCTATLGALQGALDAFVEVAKTRQVGPNKMKDDPFARVIATEVKTDFEEMKLTMIRNFDEMMACCRSGVPIPIEDRVRYRYDSAVVADRCLALSSKMLKAAGSGGIRRDSDLLTFHLDILASQAHVANHSKPFAMNMGGVLFGEENRDFAL